From Salinirubellus salinus, the proteins below share one genomic window:
- a CDS encoding ATP-binding protein, giving the protein MSSPEVAVVEFLLTAEFYTEHTQLDERDLPPQYRRVFWNDGEVERPLTTTGNTAAAATGVDRPWDAVSGLMFTDRDDFSGSLSLTDRDMAAEWYLQRVEAEDVAANPTLAYAIGEQVDVDYERARESNRPIHADRVWIDGLLDEMFDEDDEEMLDLVDVKAPEEVEITLDDLVLTRDQEAEIEKVMKAIEHRDYLASIGLREIGKLLFVGPPGTGKTSVARALARQLELPFVEVKLSMITSQYLGETAKNVDKTFEVAKRLSPCILFMDEFDFVAKTRSSDEHAAIKRAVNTLLKSIDEVSLIQDDVLLIGATNHPDQLDAAAWRRFDEIVNFPKPDRNMRSDILRIVTRRMDIDGFEPDELADLTEGLTGSDLRLVLREAVLDALTEERTTLTQDDLRAAVEGFEERDNLKNMDDFDNWTGSTSGSDSETDASENGHADHDHADHDHDHAEHTH; this is encoded by the coding sequence ATGAGCAGTCCCGAGGTTGCCGTCGTCGAGTTCCTGTTGACGGCGGAGTTCTACACCGAGCACACGCAGTTGGACGAGCGTGACCTGCCACCACAGTACCGGCGCGTCTTCTGGAACGACGGCGAGGTCGAGCGCCCACTGACGACGACGGGCAACACCGCCGCGGCCGCCACCGGCGTCGACCGGCCGTGGGACGCCGTCTCCGGTCTGATGTTCACCGACCGGGACGACTTCTCCGGCTCGCTCTCGCTCACCGACCGCGACATGGCCGCCGAGTGGTACCTCCAGCGCGTCGAGGCCGAGGACGTGGCCGCGAACCCCACGCTCGCGTACGCCATCGGCGAACAGGTCGACGTGGACTACGAACGCGCCCGCGAGTCCAACCGCCCCATCCACGCCGACCGGGTCTGGATCGACGGCCTGCTGGACGAGATGTTCGACGAGGACGACGAGGAGATGCTCGACCTCGTCGACGTGAAAGCGCCCGAGGAGGTCGAGATAACGCTCGACGACCTCGTGCTCACCCGCGACCAGGAGGCGGAGATCGAGAAGGTCATGAAGGCCATCGAGCACCGCGACTACCTCGCCTCCATCGGCCTGCGCGAGATCGGCAAGCTCCTGTTCGTCGGCCCGCCGGGCACCGGGAAGACCTCGGTGGCACGGGCGCTCGCCCGACAGCTCGAACTCCCGTTCGTCGAGGTCAAACTCTCGATGATCACCTCGCAGTACCTCGGCGAGACGGCCAAGAACGTCGACAAGACGTTCGAGGTCGCCAAGCGACTCTCGCCGTGCATCCTCTTCATGGACGAGTTCGACTTCGTCGCCAAGACCCGCTCGTCGGACGAACACGCCGCCATCAAGCGCGCCGTGAACACCCTCCTGAAGAGCATCGATGAGGTCTCGCTCATCCAGGACGACGTGCTCCTCATCGGCGCGACGAACCACCCCGACCAGCTCGACGCCGCGGCGTGGCGCCGGTTCGACGAGATCGTCAACTTCCCCAAGCCCGACCGGAACATGCGCTCGGACATCCTGCGTATCGTCACCCGGCGGATGGACATCGACGGCTTCGAGCCGGACGAGCTCGCGGACCTGACCGAGGGCCTGACCGGGTCCGACCTCCGACTCGTCCTCCGCGAGGCCGTCCTCGACGCGCTGACCGAGGAACGGACCACGCTCACGCAGGACGACCTCCGCGCCGCCGTCGAGGGGTTCGAGGAGCGTGACAACCTCAAGAACATGGACGACTTCGACAACTGGACCGGCAGCACGTCGGGGTCGGACTCCGAGACCGACGCCAGCGAGAACGGCCACGCGGACCACGACCACGCGGACCACGACCACGACCACGCCGAACACACGCACTGA
- a CDS encoding helix-turn-helix transcriptional regulator: MSAVEEAELSEVELRGLELVQDSGGIHQSDFWKQLEVDSRKGSRILESLEEHGLIAREEVVYEGHNTYYIEPVYDPRDLDFGLLMAGDMLSPFIGDDEVDANSDRFSRWIMNLAYEDR; encoded by the coding sequence ATGAGCGCCGTCGAGGAAGCCGAACTCTCGGAGGTCGAGTTACGGGGACTCGAACTCGTACAGGACAGCGGGGGGATCCACCAGAGCGACTTCTGGAAGCAGCTGGAGGTGGACTCCCGCAAGGGGAGCCGCATCCTCGAGTCGCTCGAGGAGCACGGCCTGATCGCCCGCGAGGAGGTCGTCTACGAGGGACACAACACCTACTACATCGAGCCGGTGTACGACCCGCGCGACCTCGATTTCGGGCTGCTGATGGCCGGCGACATGCTCAGCCCGTTCATCGGCGACGACGAGGTCGACGCGAACTCGGACCGGTTCTCGCGGTGGATCATGAACCTGGCGTACGAGGACCGGTAA
- a CDS encoding MBL fold metallo-hydrolase — MEVTLLGTGDTTGTPTPGCGCETCVEARDRGVERTRFSVHVHNERTDRSLLVDASPDFRYQFLHHETPLPSEILVTHIHFDHLDGLGNAYRLLSDAPVHAADETDPKTGESVHETIDRKYDYLDAVDPTPQTPFESFRACGFDVTLVPVDHPPLVCYGALVEDPETGASLALSGDTSFGIPARSKAVLAGADLLLADGIVPAHLSEYHPLGGRHEDSEGTPRTFGTKHMTVEGARSLAAELDVGEYRIVHLSHFIPEDEAFEDDMAVDGERYVL, encoded by the coding sequence ATGGAGGTCACGCTGCTCGGCACCGGCGACACGACCGGCACCCCCACGCCGGGGTGTGGCTGCGAGACCTGTGTCGAGGCACGCGACCGCGGCGTCGAACGAACCCGCTTCTCCGTCCACGTCCACAACGAGCGGACCGACCGTTCGCTGCTCGTCGACGCCAGCCCCGACTTCCGCTACCAGTTCCTCCACCACGAGACCCCGCTCCCGAGCGAGATCCTGGTCACGCACATCCACTTCGACCACCTCGACGGGCTGGGCAACGCCTACCGACTCCTCTCGGACGCGCCGGTCCACGCTGCGGACGAGACGGACCCGAAGACCGGCGAGTCCGTCCACGAGACCATCGACCGGAAGTACGACTACCTCGACGCCGTCGACCCGACCCCGCAGACCCCGTTCGAGTCGTTCCGCGCCTGCGGGTTCGACGTGACGCTCGTTCCCGTCGACCACCCGCCGCTCGTCTGTTACGGTGCGCTCGTCGAGGACCCGGAGACGGGTGCGAGCCTCGCGCTCTCCGGTGACACGAGTTTCGGCATCCCAGCGCGGTCGAAGGCGGTCCTCGCGGGGGCCGACCTCCTGCTGGCCGACGGCATCGTCCCGGCGCACCTCTCCGAGTACCACCCGCTCGGTGGCCGCCACGAGGACAGCGAGGGGACACCTCGGACGTTCGGCACCAAACACATGACGGTGGAGGGTGCCCGGTCGCTGGCCGCGGAGCTCGACGTCGGGGAGTACCGCATCGTCCACCTGTCGCACTTCATCCCCGAGGACGAGGCGTTCGAGGACGACATGGCCGTCGACGGCGAGCGGTACGTGCTGTAG